DNA sequence from the Rhizoctonia solani chromosome 14, complete sequence genome:
TATGGCACTGTCAGCAAAGGGCAGATAGAATCAACTCACGCTTTCAACATACCAATTGATTTTGTAAAGTAATTTGGGTTGATTTCGGGGGCTACCAATGGATTGGAGCTGTTGATGTGCTTGATACACGCCAATGCGTCGGTTATTTGCACGCCCAGATGGGGGCTAATCTACTACTTACCACGCTCCCACGAGAAAATGGGTGTTGGATTGCCATCTGTATAGAAATATAGGATGCATTGACTTTGGGTGTTCCAGTCCCGCCATACGCTTGAAAATAATCGAAATGAATTTATACATAAGCGTCTCGCAGACGATTCAATTTATTTGTGAACTTACCCTGAGTTAGCACAATCTCAAGAGTACCAACTCTCTTTTTTAACCAATCTTTTTGAATCGAATATTGAGCCTTCTGCAACTTCGTGACTTGATCAGCCGCAATCTCGCGGTCTAGTTTCGCTATCATGTCTGATAGCTCTGTTGGTGTGGTAATATACCCTAGGTTAATGAAAGataaggtggaggtggtggcagTATAAATTCCATCGTGGGTGGAAGCACTGCAGACGCAGTCAGCATCGCATCCGAGACTTAGAGgagctatatgcgcactaTTGGGCTTGGGCTTCTGCTGCATAACTAGGGCTATTACGCAAAATATCAAGCGTTGTTGGCCCTGGTTTCAGCTCATAGGTACTGGGTACGAGAAGATGATCCTGCAAATTTTCTCCAACGCCCGGTAGGTCAACTATAGGAGTGATCCCATGCTGTTGTAGAATGGCGGAGTTTCCAATCCCACTAAGTTCCAGGAGCTGGGGCGTTTGGAACGTGCCTATACCAAATAAGTAGTGTTAACCGGAATAAATCATGTATCTATACACATACCTGCAGATAGAATAACTTCCTTCAGCACTTTTACACTATGTGTCGTGGTATTGTGTACAAACGATACCCCTGTGGCGGTCACTTTCCCATTCTTGCCGGGCTTTGAATGACCGAACATTATCTTGGTAACTTGCGCCTCGGTAAGTACCACAAAATTGGACTTGGCCGAGTTGTACGCAAAGTATGTGTTCGCCGAGTAAGATCGTGTGCCAGTTGTGCGGTTCACGGCGGTAGCTGAGTTGTATAGCCCAAAGGGGTCACAGCTGTCCTGTCATTCTCATATGGTCAGCACGTTCAATTAGGATATCATATTGGTCTAGAGACAACAAACCGGGTCGTAATTAATTGGGATGCCCAAATTGGCCAGCGTCTCTCTATACGGAGGTACAATATCACTATACCAAGCTGAGTAACTTGGTTCAGCCGCCCAACGCCCAAAAGCATGTAAGCTTACTATTGAAACTCGCAGAAATTGGACCTTTGGTTCCTTGAGAAGGGTATATATCATCCGGGTCCGCGTGTGTAGCGTTTGCTCGGAATGGATCAATGGTTTCGAAGCGTTCGGCGGCTTTCATGTATGGGAGTAAGCCTATCAAATGAAATTTCAACCCCAATTGCTAGCAAATACAATAAAACAATAATACCGTCCCAGTTCCATTTCGGGTTTCCCAATTCCTCCCACGCTAAGCGTTTCGCTTTAGATTGGTCCTCTATAATTCTGAAAAACCAAACGTACCATCGTACTCGATCTTTGATGCACGGTCAAGGGCCATTAAATTTATCTAAAATGGCTTAAACGAACTGTGAGATGTGCATCAAACCAAACTCACAGCACTTGAACCTCCTAGTGCCTTTCCCCTATGAACCGCATATCGCACGATACACTCGAACCTGACATATGATAAATGCTCACCTTGCCATAGGCATGGACCGGTTATTTACATGAATTTGCGGAACCGTTCTGAACATCCAGTCGTACGTAGGGTCTCCCTGAAGCCGACCGGCCAGAGCTTAAAATACCTGGATTATTAAGGCAACGCTCGAAACGAGTTTAAATTTCTCGTACCAGGAGTGTCGATCAATGGATCATTCTCAAAGTATGGACCTGCTTCAATGACGCCTACAGATATCTTTGGATTCTCGGATAGCCTGTTATATACGTTATTTTCAAGTAAACCTTCTTCGGATAGAAATCAATCTTGGCTAACCTCGCTGCGAGCGCCAAGCCCGCAGTACCTCCACCAATAATAACGTAATCAAAGGCTTGAGATGAAAACTCGGCGCCATTCCTGGTATGCATCGTGGCGACAACCCCAAACCAAAGGAAATACCAAATCCTGCTCTTTAATTTCATAAGGTAATCGTATTCAGAGGGGGGAACGAGATGAAAGAAACTGAGAAAGTTTGTTCCCAAGCAGGGCCCTACTTATATGCACGCACTGCAACGTGCCATCGATAAAGTAGACATAGTCCCATCCATCTGAGTTTATCACACTTGGGTTGTGGTTTATAATCTATGTGATCGACGTTCAAGTATCCGATCGGGGCCCGAGGAACGTGATACGATCTTACCAGAGATTTGTTGGTCCGGATGAACGGGCAGAGGCTCCCGCTTATTGAATGATGTCGCCCGTACGACGGGCAGGGTGGGCGCATATACTTGAGAAATTGCGAATGAGTACTTCAAGAGACAAATTAGGAGTCTGAAGTTAGAAATTTACTTCGTTTTTATGTATCTCTCAGTAAGCTTGATATGTTCTGAGGTTTAGCCTTAAAGTTATTGTGATGGACCCTGGCTTGCGCTATATAACTTGCATGGGATCAACCATTGGACTTTTTGAATACTCTACGGGTTGGGCCCCTTAGGGTTTGTCCTATATATTATACAATCAAATACTGGCAAGATATTTATAAGCAAGGGACCACTTGGTGTATTAGCCACCTTTTAGTTGGACATGATGATGCAGCATACGTATGTTAGAGTAACAATGACAAAGTGTCGTCAAAAGTACATCATGCGAGGTCCTTTCAATCATTCACTTAATCTCTTATTCGAGAAGCCACCGGTTTTGTGCGCCTCGAGGCTCATAAGCAACACAAGCAGAATCTCCATTTGGTAGATTAATACAGTGGGTCATAAATATCTACGATACTTGCTCAAGAATACACCATACAGACACAGATTAGGTAGTTTTTTTTATAGTCCGTTAGATAGCGGCGTGCTCTGCAGTTTTAGCAGCAACATGGGATAGGGATGATCCAACATCTGCCTCCGTTCTGCATAATGAATCAGCAAGCTAGCTGCGGAATGCGGGTCGATCAACTCACGGGAAGTGGGATGCATCCCCCTCGTAGCCTCTCGGCTTCGCGTTCTTCATCAGATGGGGGTGCCATAACCATTCCACGTTGGCCTGTAGGCTGTGACGAGGTAATATATGGGTAATATGGCTTGGCACTCTGGTGGTTTGGTTGGTAAGCGGCGGCGGGAGCAGTGATGGTATTGGGTGCCATTTCGTTCAGTGAAAGTGTGTGAATGGTATACGCAGTACTAGTAAGTGTGGTAGGCGAGAGAGGGCAGCCCAACTCGTTCCATTTTTATAAAGTGGGCCGATTTCGAATGCGGCGGTGTGGTGCACTGCGGAGTTGATGACGTCAAATACAATTGGCGATCTGTGGCGGTGTTGGTATATGAGCATGGCCTCGGCACTCAGGGTCGCCTTCAAACGGACCACTACGAGAACGACCATGCCTCCTCAACAGTTTTTGGTTCGATTGCAACACGGGATTACTGGTCAGTAACTACTCTATTACGCCATTTGTTGTGATTTTGGATTGATAGTATATCCTTTCGTGGCCCTCGCAGGCGGATTCGCGCCCCCAACTCCGAATGCAATCCATCAGCTTACGCGCTCCACTGATACTCCCAACAGCCTGTTCATTGAGTCTATGGTTCGTCCTGATGGTACTCCATCTCTTCAGCCACGTCCTCCCAAAGATTTACCAGTACGTACTCCTATAGTATGTTCCTAGCGCGCTGCTTAGCGTATGTGATAGATCCACGACTCTAGCCACGGATCGTATAGTCTCGTTGATGAACTACATGCCATATTGAAACAGATTCCAACCGAAAAGCCCCCTGGTATTGAAGATATCTATGGGCTCGATACATCGATCATGTGGGCAAGCGATGACCTCGAGTGGTTTGTGAGTGCTCTTTCCGTGCTATGGATGGACGTCTTGTTGAAATCGATTGAATATTCAGAATGGTGGACCTCAGGGCTGTGGACATGGCACGTCCGAAGTACAGCCCACCGAAGAAGAGAAAGCCAAGTTCAAGCGTGCTATCGAAATCGTTACGCAGCTCACGCAGCTCGAGAGCTGATACCCATCTGGTACACGATCTTATAATCTACATATCCAATGATATACGTATGCAATGAAACAACATCACACAAAATGATTTAACTACTAGGATCCGGGATTGCGCAGCTCGCCTGTTATGGTTGTGTTGGCAGAACTGCTGGCGCGTGATTTTGGGTGCCTTATCTTGCTATCTGCATCCTTCGGAAGTAATCCCCTCTCTATGCAGATTGAGGCCTCGACAGGCTTGTCAAATTCGCGGCTTTGAATTCAGATAAATAAGCATTTGTTTTGAACGTGCTCAGGTACCCAATGGTATACCAACTCAAGACAGATTCCGCTTTCGGACCGATTTACCACAAGACTTAATAAACTTAGGCTCCGCTGGCTCCGTGTGTCCGTCTTAATAATATGTAAATATGTATATGTTTCTGTGCATACATTAATATCGTCAGATACCAGTAGGGGCGGGGGATCCGGCATGAAGTGCACGGATGAAAACTGGAGCACCGAGACACGAGCAGAACTCGCGGGTGGGTGGT
Encoded proteins:
- a CDS encoding GMC oxidoreductase; this translates as MKLKSRIWYFLWFGVVATMHTRNGAEFSSQAFDYVIIGGGTAGLALAARLSENPKISVGVIEAGPYFENDPLIDTPALAGRLQGDPTYDWMFRTVPQIHVNNRSMPMARGKALGGSSAINLMALDRASKIEYDAWEELGNPKWNWDGLLPYMKAAERFETIDPFRANATHADPDDIYPSQGTKGPISASFNTWYSDIVPPYRETLANLGIPINYDPDSCDPFGLYNSATAVNRTTGTRSYSANTYFAYNSAKSNFVVLTEAQVTKIMFGHSKPGKNGKVTATGVSFVHNTTTHSVKVLKEVILSAGTFQTPQLLELSGIGNSAILQQHGITPIVDLPGVGENLQDHLLVPSTYELKPGPTTLDILRNSPSYAAEAQAQYASTHDGIYTATTSTLSFINLGYITTPTELSDMIAKLDREIAADQVTKLQKAQYSIQKDWLKKRVGTLEIVLTQAYGGTGTPKVNASYISIQMAIQHPFSRGSVHINSSNPLVAPEINPNYFTKSIDEETLVKALKFGFKISQTEPLASYIVARQDPPPETSSDEAYTEYVKANVRTIFHPIGTAALAPRVIGGVVDTSLKVYGTTNLRVVDASVIPIHMGTHISRTVYGVAERAVDIITGEINTTE